The Phycisphaerales bacterium sequence CGCCCACGCCAGGATCTCAAACATCTCATCCAGCGTTCCTAATCCACCGGGCAGCGTGACAAACGCGTCCGCCAGGTTCGCCATCATCATCTTCCGCTCGTGCATCGTCTCGACGATCTCGAGCTTCGTGATCCCCGTGTGCCCCAGCTCCCGGTCCACCAATAGCCGCGTAATGACCCCCGTCACCTCGCCCCCCGCCGCCAGCGCTCCATCCGCCACCGCCCCCATCAACCCCGCACGCCCACCCCCGTACACCAGGCCCAACCCGCGCCGCGCGATCTCTTCGCCTAATCCCCGCGCCGCTTTCTCGTACCTCTCCCCTCGCCCACAGCTCGCCCCACAGAACACCGCCACACGTCTCGTGACACCCATGGCCCAGTGTACACCGCGCTCCCCTCGGCTCACTCCGCCCTTCCGCGAACTCCGCGTTCTCTTCCGAACCAGCATAGAGCGCGGAGCTCGCGCGGCATCGCGAAGGCCGCGGAGATGAGATAAAGAAAAGGCCGGCGCCATCGCGGCGCCCCTTGAGCCTTCCTCAACCAAGCGTCCGTCTCAGCAGTTCCCGCCCCCCAGCACCCTGAAGAACGCCTCGATATCCGCGTCCGTCCCGATGTTCCCATCCCCGTTGAAGTCCGCAGCGATCACGCACTGCACCGCGCCCCCAACCGGGATCGTCGGCCCCGGCATG is a genomic window containing:
- a CDS encoding TIGR00730 family Rossman fold protein, with translation MGVTRRVAVFCGASCGRGERYEKAARGLGEEIARRGLGLVYGGGRAGLMGAVADGALAAGGEVTGVITRLLVDRELGHTGITKLEIVETMHERKMMMANLADAFVTLPGGLGTLDEMFEILAWAQLGIHRKPVGILNTGGYYDSLMAFLDHVETEGFLRLNHRTEIVFDPSVEGLMEKVSALM